One window of Papaver somniferum cultivar HN1 chromosome 9, ASM357369v1, whole genome shotgun sequence genomic DNA carries:
- the LOC113312044 gene encoding ponticulin-like protein H, producing MVELTSGYAKNSENISMEIAPGTDDSSNGSATSVADLSNTESTPFSVTPPVTRARAASIPNAPAQSANLSGTEGTPSSVTPSVTRDRAATTTPNASASVEPLTATRTTPTPPPWREKREADLTSPSPI from the coding sequence atggTAGAACTAACGTCTGGATACGCGAAAAACTCCGAAAATATCAGTATGGAAATCGCTCCTGGCACTGACGATTCTTCCAACGGCAGTGCTACATCAGTTGCCGACCTTAGCAACACGGAAAGCACCCCTTTCAGCGTTACACCACccgtcaccagagccagagccgcctcAATTCCGAATGCTCCTGCGCAATCCGCTAACCTGAGTGGTACGGAAGGTACTCCTTCAAGTGTTACACCATCAGTCACCAGAGACCGAGCCGCCACTACTACCCCTAACGCTTCAGCAAGCGTGGAACCTCTAACTGCCACCCGAACAACGCCTACTCCACCACCATGGCGAGAAAAAAGGGAGGCAGACCTTACATCACCATCGCCGATATGA